The following are encoded together in the Roseobacter denitrificans OCh 114 genome:
- a CDS encoding peptidase domain-containing ABC transporter has product MTSASPLNATQDRQGSAFDAVSDRAGIASATSDWENDSNYDALSAGLRSGRFGGLPSHTNAGEAVVEVLRQCNWPVDFRAFAAAVPHFSPELNLNAARGILRNLGFETAEDNLRGRNLQHLPSGSFVVSTSEDILFIGANDNGRLVLRDPVTGQEQPIRQRRLYRCFRVSQAHSKSGTTPVSGSWISNTFHRFAPENRTILFIIFLSNTLIVIASLSVGFIFDKVLPAKAFDTLVALLAGICILLYVDLRLRRIKSRIIAQVSGRIEFIVSSTLFERLMAFPLEMVTGSSASDQMNRLKHFETVRDFYAGPFVAVIFELPFVAILLAAMFFLDPVIGTILLGFVVLYALIGAIFYPKISRGSKELSQLHNECMRLQEETLSQRQQIIARGLGAVWSARVTPRFTALSQARHRLDAIWRVLNSLITVATPLATGCVIFTGALRVISADLTAGVLIACTIISARLLSPVQQALLLAVRAPDLLNLFKQIDVMMRIKGRNQLDRSQFSIGLDQGDTAPDIHIDSLVLRYPQSVTAALKGISVRFDGGSLTCITGEAGSGKSSLLRAITGQYSAQNGTVMIGQSNVNQFDTRTRASLISYLGHQSLQIHGTLAQNLRLTKPDATDAELRAVTEELSLLQSIESLSDGFDTKFSHADRHQFSPAFRTKFAVAQILLNAPRILLLDEPEAGLSDEDETAIMNAIKRRAGHVTCLLVTHRPSIMRQADKVLLLNAGQIDFFGGPEKLQSRNG; this is encoded by the coding sequence ATGACAAGTGCTTCCCCTCTCAACGCAACACAGGACAGACAGGGTTCCGCTTTCGACGCGGTTTCTGATCGAGCTGGGATCGCATCCGCAACCAGTGACTGGGAAAATGACAGCAATTACGATGCTTTGAGCGCCGGCCTGCGAAGCGGGCGTTTTGGCGGATTGCCCTCGCATACAAATGCTGGCGAAGCGGTCGTAGAGGTCTTGCGTCAATGCAACTGGCCGGTTGATTTTCGTGCCTTCGCCGCGGCTGTTCCGCACTTTTCGCCAGAACTCAACCTTAATGCAGCCCGTGGCATCCTGCGCAACCTTGGCTTTGAAACCGCCGAGGATAACCTGCGCGGACGCAATCTGCAGCATCTGCCGAGCGGGTCATTCGTTGTTTCCACGAGTGAGGACATCCTGTTTATCGGCGCCAATGACAACGGTCGTCTGGTTTTACGCGATCCTGTTACCGGGCAAGAACAGCCGATCCGGCAAAGACGCCTCTATCGATGTTTCCGCGTGTCGCAAGCACATTCGAAATCCGGTACCACGCCTGTATCAGGGAGTTGGATCAGCAATACATTTCACCGTTTCGCCCCTGAAAACAGGACGATACTTTTCATCATATTCCTGTCCAATACTCTGATTGTCATCGCTTCACTGTCAGTCGGATTTATTTTCGACAAGGTTCTGCCTGCCAAAGCCTTCGATACGCTCGTAGCCTTGCTCGCCGGTATATGCATATTGCTTTACGTTGATTTACGCCTGAGGCGGATCAAATCGAGAATTATTGCGCAGGTATCAGGACGCATAGAATTCATTGTCAGCAGTACCCTGTTTGAGCGACTGATGGCCTTTCCACTGGAGATGGTGACCGGATCCTCTGCGAGCGATCAAATGAACCGTCTAAAACACTTCGAAACGGTACGCGATTTCTATGCCGGTCCGTTTGTTGCGGTCATCTTTGAACTGCCATTTGTTGCAATTCTATTGGCCGCGATGTTTTTTCTAGATCCGGTGATTGGTACTATTCTACTTGGTTTTGTAGTGCTTTACGCGCTGATTGGCGCCATTTTCTACCCAAAGATATCGCGCGGTTCCAAGGAGCTCAGTCAACTGCACAACGAGTGTATGCGCCTGCAGGAAGAGACCCTGAGCCAGCGCCAGCAGATCATCGCCCGTGGTTTGGGTGCTGTATGGAGCGCGCGGGTAACACCACGTTTTACCGCATTAAGCCAAGCGCGACATCGGTTGGATGCAATCTGGCGCGTACTTAACAGCCTGATCACGGTCGCCACGCCGCTCGCCACTGGCTGCGTGATCTTCACTGGCGCATTGCGCGTGATATCTGCTGATCTAACCGCTGGCGTGCTGATCGCCTGTACAATCATATCAGCACGTCTATTGAGCCCGGTGCAGCAGGCACTGCTGCTTGCGGTTCGCGCACCAGATCTTTTGAACCTGTTCAAGCAGATTGACGTCATGATGCGGATCAAAGGTCGGAACCAGTTGGATAGATCGCAGTTTTCCATCGGATTGGACCAAGGTGATACCGCACCCGATATTCACATTGACAGCCTGGTACTAAGATATCCACAGTCGGTCACGGCGGCGCTCAAAGGGATCAGCGTGAGGTTTGACGGCGGCTCTCTTACCTGCATCACGGGGGAGGCCGGATCCGGCAAATCGTCACTCCTGCGCGCAATCACGGGACAGTATTCCGCTCAAAACGGAACCGTCATGATCGGGCAGTCGAATGTAAACCAATTTGACACACGAACGCGCGCCAGTTTGATAAGCTATCTGGGCCATCAATCCTTGCAAATACATGGCACGTTGGCTCAAAATCTGCGCCTGACAAAGCCTGATGCCACGGACGCAGAACTGCGCGCCGTTACGGAGGAATTATCACTTCTGCAGAGTATTGAAAGCTTGTCAGACGGCTTCGACACCAAGTTCAGTCACGCAGATCGGCATCAGTTTTCCCCTGCTTTCCGCACAAAATTCGCCGTCGCTCAAATTCTGCTCAATGCGCCACGAATTCTCTTGCTCGATGAGCCCGAGGCGGGACTGTCGGACGAGGATGAAACGGCCATCATGAACGCAATCAAGCGGCGGGCAGGTCACGTAACCTGCCTGCTGGTTACCCACCGCCCCAGTATCATGCGTCAGGCCGATAAGGTTTTGCTTCTCAATGCAGGCCAGATCGACTTTTTTGGCGGCCCCGAAAAACTCCAGTCCAGGAACGGCTAA
- the msrA gene encoding peptide-methionine (S)-S-oxide reductase MsrA — protein MTQERAVLAGGCFWGMEDLIRKREGVISTRVGYTGGDVAHATYRNHGTHAEGIEVIFDPAVLSYRDLLELFFQIHDPTTLNRQGNDIGLSYRSAIYYVDETQHQVALDTIADVNASGLWPGKVVTEVAPVGDFWEAEPEHQNYLERYPNGYTCHFPRADWVLPKRDSKTQAAE, from the coding sequence ATGACACAGGAACGCGCAGTATTAGCCGGTGGGTGCTTTTGGGGCATGGAGGATCTGATCCGCAAGCGGGAAGGTGTGATTTCGACCCGCGTGGGATACACCGGCGGCGATGTGGCCCATGCGACATACCGCAACCACGGCACCCACGCCGAGGGCATTGAGGTGATTTTCGACCCCGCCGTGCTGAGTTATCGTGACCTGCTGGAGTTGTTTTTTCAGATACACGACCCGACTACGCTGAACAGGCAGGGCAATGACATCGGCCTGAGCTATCGTTCGGCGATCTACTATGTGGACGAAACCCAACATCAAGTGGCGCTCGATACGATTGCAGATGTGAACGCTTCCGGCCTCTGGCCGGGGAAAGTCGTGACCGAAGTCGCCCCGGTGGGCGATTTCTGGGAAGCCGAACCCGAGCATCAGAACTATCTGGAACGCTATCCAAACGGGTATACCTGCCACTTCCCACGCGCCGATTGGGTGCTGCCAAAACGGGACAGCAAAACACAGGCAGCCGAATAA
- a CDS encoding LamG-like jellyroll fold domain-containing protein: protein MGSIFSAFRSKFGRKNEAAENAGPSNSDQVQLDALQGSEASGNATAVGGASVTLAALSGFMRPQQADAQAPVAEVSAPPATGTTATAMPQQPDLDRSSGPNMPLQGPAIDTGEGSTASARTGSMPAALELEQVRQSAPRSDITADKIADAPAPVRASGPNIWTEANAGETAMPTTQAAASMQEAPTSSSDDNAGPEARIAQVDNSPLLSTAGGTVDENTSGAVVGSAIGAAADPGDTLTYQVDDARFEVVGNHVKLKDGIDLDYETDGGVIDVAVTATDGAGNATTQTIEVTVTDVAETIQLADGGTTFTDTGVAEEAILGGSGDDVITANAEGPEAKEGPDAVLLMTFSDTGGTAEDSSGNSRDGFYRGDATPGTTGWDGTGTAVTLGGHGDYVEVPPDNAYALDEGTVSIRFNADNLNGQQSIFSRDSNSYDGGGHLSAWVMSNGSLEVRLQSDSGNTFLRSDPGTIEAGDWSHVAVSFGPEGAALFLDGVQVDTDSYTGGLAGNNEPWTLGASQNRSGDGVATNLRDYFEGSIDEFVLFDSQLDAAEIATLEAEGATGSERYRISGGAGDDHLIGGAGDERLYGDAGNDTIEGGAGDDRLFGGDEVGADAVVLMHFEDVGNISADSSGNARDGMYRGGATPGATGWDGNGTAVTLDGKNGYVEIPSDNTTGQSGRSSGSTTSWGTTSSGSLSNRATRSDSTGTADPQDNAYALDAGTVSIRFNADNLDDKQTLFSRDSTHFDGGGHLTAWLNTDGSIEVRLQSDSSNTFLRSDSGAVAADDWSHVAFSFGPEGAALFVDGSRVDTDSYTGGITGNNEPWTLGASQWKSSDGAADNLQHFFDGAIDEFAVFDYQLDASEVATIEREGITMGGHDSLFGGDGNDLLQGGGGNDVLSGGAGNDTIYGDGGNDVLSGGLGDDVLYGGAGENTFLVAASEGSDTVVGGASGWTQTIELQDTTGGANVAGNTVTGNGWTMVLETGSSVEGQSADALALSEDAAGVITFDAGGIVEFTEIDKITW, encoded by the coding sequence ATGGGTTCCATATTTTCGGCGTTTCGGTCCAAGTTTGGCCGCAAGAATGAAGCAGCGGAAAACGCGGGCCCATCGAATTCGGATCAGGTGCAACTGGACGCGCTCCAAGGTTCCGAGGCGTCGGGGAACGCGACGGCCGTTGGCGGTGCATCGGTAACGTTGGCCGCATTGAGCGGCTTCATGCGTCCACAACAGGCCGACGCCCAAGCCCCCGTGGCCGAGGTATCCGCACCGCCCGCAACGGGCACCACCGCAACCGCAATGCCCCAGCAACCGGATTTGGACCGATCATCCGGACCAAACATGCCGTTGCAAGGCCCTGCTATCGATACCGGCGAAGGGTCAACTGCCTCCGCCCGCACTGGCAGCATGCCAGCCGCACTGGAGTTGGAGCAGGTGCGGCAGAGCGCACCAAGGTCCGACATCACCGCAGATAAAATCGCCGATGCGCCCGCGCCCGTCAGGGCAAGTGGTCCAAACATATGGACCGAAGCAAATGCAGGTGAGACCGCGATGCCCACCACACAGGCGGCGGCCAGCATGCAGGAAGCGCCCACGTCTTCCAGCGACGACAACGCCGGTCCCGAAGCCCGGATTGCACAGGTCGACAACTCACCGCTCCTGTCGACAGCGGGCGGTACCGTTGACGAAAACACCTCAGGTGCCGTCGTTGGCAGTGCTATTGGCGCCGCAGCCGATCCGGGCGACACGCTTACCTATCAGGTCGATGACGCCCGTTTTGAAGTGGTTGGAAATCACGTCAAGCTCAAGGATGGCATCGATCTTGATTACGAAACTGATGGTGGCGTGATCGATGTCGCGGTAACCGCGACTGACGGGGCCGGCAATGCTACCACGCAGACCATCGAAGTCACCGTCACCGATGTGGCTGAAACCATTCAGTTGGCCGATGGCGGCACCACCTTTACAGATACCGGTGTTGCGGAAGAAGCGATCCTGGGCGGGAGCGGTGATGATGTGATCACTGCCAATGCCGAAGGTCCCGAGGCCAAGGAAGGTCCGGATGCGGTGCTGCTGATGACGTTCTCCGATACCGGAGGAACGGCAGAGGATAGCAGCGGCAATTCGCGCGATGGGTTTTACCGTGGCGATGCCACACCCGGCACAACCGGATGGGACGGAACCGGCACAGCCGTCACCCTTGGGGGGCATGGCGATTATGTCGAGGTGCCGCCCGACAACGCCTATGCGCTGGATGAAGGGACGGTTTCAATTCGGTTCAATGCGGATAATCTGAACGGTCAGCAATCCATCTTCTCACGCGATTCAAACAGTTACGATGGCGGTGGCCATCTTTCAGCATGGGTGATGTCAAATGGGTCGCTTGAGGTTCGACTGCAATCGGACAGCGGGAATACGTTCCTTCGCTCTGATCCGGGCACGATCGAAGCTGGCGACTGGTCCCATGTTGCGGTCAGCTTTGGCCCCGAAGGTGCTGCGTTGTTCCTTGATGGTGTGCAGGTAGACACGGACAGCTATACGGGCGGTCTTGCCGGAAACAATGAACCTTGGACGCTGGGCGCTTCCCAAAACCGGAGCGGTGACGGAGTTGCAACCAACCTTCGCGACTATTTCGAAGGGTCGATTGATGAATTTGTTCTCTTCGACAGCCAACTCGATGCGGCCGAAATCGCAACTCTGGAAGCGGAAGGTGCCACAGGAAGCGAACGCTACCGGATTTCCGGCGGTGCGGGCGATGACCACCTGATCGGTGGTGCGGGTGACGAACGCCTATATGGCGATGCCGGTAACGACACCATCGAAGGCGGTGCAGGCGATGACAGGCTTTTTGGCGGTGACGAAGTCGGTGCCGACGCCGTTGTTCTGATGCACTTTGAAGACGTCGGAAACATCTCGGCAGACAGCAGTGGCAACGCGCGCGATGGCATGTACCGCGGCGGCGCAACACCCGGTGCAACCGGCTGGGACGGGAATGGCACGGCCGTCACGCTTGATGGCAAAAATGGCTACGTTGAAATTCCATCCGACAACACAACCGGTCAGAGCGGCAGGTCAAGCGGAAGCACAACAAGCTGGGGCACAACAAGCTCGGGCAGTTTGTCAAACCGCGCAACAAGATCGGACAGCACAGGCACAGCAGACCCGCAGGACAACGCCTATGCGCTTGACGCAGGCACGGTTTCGATTCGGTTCAATGCGGATAACCTGGACGATAAACAGACACTTTTTTCGCGCGACTCCACACATTTTGATGGCGGTGGACATCTGACCGCGTGGCTGAATACCGATGGCTCGATAGAGGTGCGCCTGCAATCTGACAGTAGCAACACTTTCCTGCGCTCGGACTCAGGCGCGGTGGCAGCCGACGACTGGTCCCATGTCGCTTTCAGCTTTGGCCCCGAAGGTGCTGCACTCTTTGTTGATGGCTCCCGGGTCGATACAGACAGCTACACCGGTGGCATCACCGGCAACAATGAGCCATGGACGCTCGGGGCCTCTCAGTGGAAAAGCAGTGACGGTGCTGCGGACAATCTGCAGCATTTCTTTGACGGTGCCATCGATGAATTTGCCGTCTTCGACTATCAACTCGACGCATCCGAGGTGGCGACAATCGAGCGCGAGGGGATCACCATGGGCGGTCATGACAGCCTCTTCGGGGGCGATGGAAATGACCTGCTGCAAGGCGGCGGCGGGAATGATGTGCTTTCTGGCGGTGCGGGGAACGACACCATCTACGGTGACGGTGGCAACGATGTCCTGTCAGGGGGGCTTGGCGACGATGTCTTGTACGGGGGTGCCGGCGAAAACACCTTTCTGGTTGCCGCATCCGAAGGGTCCGACACTGTTGTCGGCGGTGCGTCCGGGTGGACACAAACCATCGAACTTCAGGACACCACGGGCGGCGCAAACGTCGCGGGCAACACCGTGACCGGCAATGGATGGACAATGGTTCTGGAAACGGGATCAAGCGTTGAAGGCCAAAGCGCAGATGCACTGGCGCTTTCCGAAGATGCCGCCGGGGTGATCACCTTTGATGCCGGCGGGATCGTGGAGTTCACTGAAATCGACAAGATAACCTGGTAA
- the pncA gene encoding bifunctional nicotinamidase/pyrazinamidase, which translates to MSHALIVIDVQLDFCPGGALAVPDGDGIIAGINALMPQADAVVLTQDWHPAGHSSFATSHKGHAPYDVIDMDYGPQVLWPHHCVQGADGARFHPDLQSDGADLILRKGYNPAIDSYSAFFENDHKTPTGLEGYLRSRGIEKLTLVGLAFDFCVNYSALDAAKLEFDVTVREDLCRAIDLDGSRDAARQAMQNAGVRLETVHG; encoded by the coding sequence ATGAGCCACGCTTTGATTGTCATTGACGTTCAACTGGATTTCTGTCCGGGTGGCGCACTTGCCGTGCCGGATGGGGATGGGATCATCGCGGGCATCAACGCACTCATGCCGCAGGCGGATGCTGTTGTGCTGACACAGGATTGGCACCCGGCGGGTCACTCCTCCTTTGCCACTTCGCACAAGGGGCATGCGCCTTATGACGTGATCGACATGGATTATGGCCCGCAGGTGTTGTGGCCGCACCATTGTGTGCAGGGGGCTGACGGCGCGCGGTTCCATCCCGATCTACAAAGTGACGGCGCAGATCTGATCCTGCGCAAAGGGTATAATCCGGCCATAGACAGCTATTCCGCGTTCTTTGAAAATGATCACAAAACGCCAACAGGGCTTGAAGGGTACCTTCGCAGCCGGGGTATCGAAAAACTGACGCTGGTCGGGCTGGCATTCGATTTCTGCGTCAACTATTCAGCACTCGATGCCGCCAAACTGGAATTCGACGTCACAGTACGCGAAGATCTGTGCCGCGCGATTGACCTTGATGGTTCCCGTGATGCAGCGCGTCAGGCCATGCAGAATGCGGGCGTGCGTCTGGAGACAGTGCATGGTTGA
- a CDS encoding ABC transporter transmembrane domain-containing protein translates to MERGLDLRRLRRNPHVVVASLCANVLGLALPLAMIHVYDRIIPREGYATLAVLAAGLATAALADFMIRMARGRLMAAASNRFETEAYHRAFRNLLATGTRLRDASPGVLHDHVESIERVRKHHASEAASAMLDLPFIVLFIAVMALISPVLGISVCILALLSMGIVWFQRRKILELNTFRQSRDQQRHSFLMEAIDGVEMIKSLGIEDLMQRRYERLMSVNAAITHDLSRRVTLTQGITSAIGLMAPVLMAGVGSFLVIDGQMSVGGVAASVLLTGRVIQPMLRIEALLAGEADVKRSEKQAHELLQADTAASGTRKIDRIDSIVFSNVTIARHPDKKPLFENISLQLQRGDCVLLTGADGCGRSTLLSVMAGRARPTSGTVRINGLASDDIDQEILCDRISTLSPDYTMLDGTLLENLTAFDVPRHQKQAFKLAEELGISSFISHHSDGLSLQVAARNANSLPKAIHDGIVLISGLVRCPDVILFDEANVGLDRNIDQNMLQALRRRIPEAIIVIVTHRPSYMALANRVLQIRDGRLIEGEVIPSERTMAG, encoded by the coding sequence ATGGAACGTGGATTGGACTTACGTCGTCTGCGACGCAACCCACATGTTGTAGTCGCCTCTTTATGCGCAAATGTGCTGGGTCTTGCGCTGCCTTTGGCGATGATTCACGTATATGACCGGATCATTCCCAGAGAAGGTTATGCGACGCTGGCTGTATTGGCCGCAGGCCTTGCGACGGCGGCACTCGCCGACTTCATGATCCGTATGGCGCGTGGCAGGTTGATGGCCGCCGCCAGCAACCGGTTCGAGACTGAGGCCTATCACCGCGCTTTCCGCAATCTTCTTGCCACGGGTACGCGCCTGAGGGATGCCAGTCCGGGCGTGCTGCACGACCATGTGGAAAGCATCGAGCGGGTGCGCAAACACCATGCGAGTGAAGCAGCCTCCGCAATGCTCGATCTGCCGTTCATTGTGCTTTTCATCGCAGTGATGGCTCTGATTTCGCCTGTTCTGGGTATAAGTGTTTGTATACTTGCGCTTTTGTCCATGGGCATCGTCTGGTTTCAGCGGCGCAAGATCCTGGAGCTCAATACTTTCCGACAAAGCAGAGACCAACAACGCCACTCTTTCCTGATGGAGGCAATTGACGGCGTAGAGATGATCAAGAGCCTCGGGATCGAGGATTTGATGCAACGCCGTTATGAGCGACTGATGTCAGTCAATGCAGCGATCACGCATGATCTGAGCCGTCGCGTGACGCTCACCCAGGGGATTACATCCGCGATCGGGCTGATGGCCCCCGTCCTTATGGCGGGAGTCGGATCGTTTCTGGTCATAGACGGCCAAATGTCTGTTGGCGGGGTCGCGGCCTCAGTTCTGCTCACCGGGCGTGTCATACAGCCAATGCTGCGCATTGAGGCGCTGCTGGCTGGTGAGGCGGATGTCAAAAGATCGGAAAAACAAGCTCATGAACTCTTGCAGGCAGATACGGCTGCTTCCGGCACCAGAAAAATAGATAGAATTGACAGCATCGTCTTCAGCAATGTTACAATTGCGCGACATCCGGACAAGAAGCCACTGTTTGAAAACATCTCGCTCCAATTGCAGCGCGGCGACTGCGTTTTACTGACAGGCGCTGATGGATGTGGGCGTAGCACTCTGTTGTCAGTCATGGCCGGCAGGGCCCGCCCCACTTCCGGCACGGTGCGCATCAACGGCTTGGCGAGCGATGATATCGATCAGGAAATTCTCTGCGACCGGATCAGCACCTTGTCTCCTGACTACACGATGCTTGACGGAACCTTGCTGGAAAACCTCACCGCATTTGATGTGCCCCGACACCAGAAGCAAGCCTTCAAACTTGCGGAAGAACTTGGAATATCAAGTTTCATTTCGCATCACTCTGACGGCCTGTCGCTACAGGTCGCGGCGCGCAATGCCAACAGCTTGCCCAAAGCGATCCATGATGGAATCGTTCTGATTTCAGGCTTGGTGCGCTGTCCCGATGTTATCCTTTTTGATGAGGCGAATGTGGGTCTGGACAGAAACATCGACCAAAACATGTTACAGGCGCTGCGGCGCCGAATACCGGAGGCAATTATCGTGATTGTCACCCACAGACCGTCCTACATGGCTTTGGCGAACCGCGTCCTGCAGATCAGAGACGGCCGCCTCATTGAAGGCGAAGTCATACCGTCAGAGAGGACAATGGCCGGATGA
- the pncB gene encoding nicotinate phosphoribosyltransferase has product MVDIATRVWNHKWKIDPIVRSLIDTDFYKLLMCQSVFRNKPDTRVTFSLINRSTHIPLAELIDEGELREQLDHIRSLSLSRGESTWLRGNTFYGKRQMFRSDFMEWFEQLRLPAYHLERIGDQFELTFEGSWPEVMLWEIPALAVLMELRGRAVLDQMDRFELQVLYARAMTRVWEKVEALRDIPDLSIADFGTRRRHSFLWQDWCVQAMREGLGAAFTGTSNCKIAMTREMEAIGTNAHELPMVYAALARDDAALAQAPYDVLSDWHDEHEGNLRIILPDTFGTSRFLEKAPDWLAGWTGIRIDSGDPVQAGENAIDWWRSRGEDPSKKRVIFSDGLDVDKIRSLHRTFSGRVQPSFGWGTLLTNDFRNLVPHDSLAPFSLVCKAVKANGRPTVKLSDNPNKAMGPAAEIERYKRVFDVGVQRAQDVVV; this is encoded by the coding sequence ATGGTTGATATCGCAACCCGCGTCTGGAACCACAAATGGAAGATCGACCCGATTGTGCGCTCGTTGATCGATACGGATTTTTACAAGCTTCTGATGTGTCAGTCGGTTTTCCGTAACAAACCCGATACGCGCGTGACCTTCAGTCTGATCAACAGGTCCACCCATATCCCGCTTGCCGAACTCATTGACGAGGGGGAGCTGCGCGAACAGCTGGATCATATCCGCTCGCTTTCCTTGTCGCGCGGAGAAAGCACATGGCTGCGCGGCAATACCTTTTACGGCAAACGGCAGATGTTTCGTTCGGATTTCATGGAGTGGTTCGAACAGCTTCGCCTGCCAGCCTATCACCTTGAACGGATAGGCGATCAGTTTGAGCTGACATTTGAAGGCAGCTGGCCGGAAGTCATGCTTTGGGAGATACCGGCGCTCGCCGTTCTCATGGAATTGCGCGGGCGCGCGGTGCTCGACCAGATGGACAGGTTCGAGTTGCAAGTGCTGTACGCGCGCGCGATGACGCGGGTGTGGGAAAAGGTCGAGGCCCTGCGCGACATCCCTGATTTGTCGATTGCGGATTTCGGCACGCGCCGACGTCACAGCTTTCTTTGGCAGGACTGGTGCGTTCAGGCGATGCGCGAGGGGCTTGGTGCTGCCTTCACGGGCACGTCGAACTGCAAGATTGCGATGACCCGCGAGATGGAAGCCATTGGGACAAATGCGCATGAATTGCCGATGGTTTACGCAGCACTGGCACGCGATGACGCGGCATTGGCGCAAGCACCATATGACGTTCTGTCAGACTGGCATGACGAGCATGAAGGCAACCTGCGCATCATTCTGCCCGACACTTTCGGCACCAGCAGATTCCTTGAAAAAGCGCCGGACTGGCTTGCGGGTTGGACAGGCATCAGAATAGACAGTGGCGATCCGGTGCAAGCGGGTGAAAACGCAATCGACTGGTGGCGCTCAAGAGGCGAAGATCCGAGCAAGAAGCGCGTTATTTTCAGCGACGGGCTGGATGTGGACAAGATCCGCAGCCTGCATCGCACGTTTTCCGGGCGGGTGCAGCCGTCCTTTGGTTGGGGAACCCTGCTGACGAACGATTTTCGCAATCTGGTACCACATGACAGCCTCGCACCGTTCTCTCTGGTCTGCAAAGCGGTTAAAGCCAACGGGCGGCCCACAGTCAAACTCTCCGATAACCCGAACAAGGCGATGGGGCCGGCCGCTGAGATCGAACGATATAAACGTGTGTTTGATGTCGGGGTGCAACGCGCGCAAGACGTTGTTGTTTAA
- a CDS encoding HlyD family type I secretion periplasmic adaptor subunit: MSEVHDGGYARSVIWTVVLALAAFFYWSSVTPVYEVVTGEGTIKPEGLSTRIEHLEGGIVNEIAVQDGDIVQPGQLILQLDTQIVQSELAKIETLLTQVQESIERYETISAISFGTLDDTELRQMTSVSIISDINYRLAQIQTIRSQKSVASTEQQAIHANIESLRQELAIQQAQLDRYQRAGFNGSVSLNRREELQRENLRLESSIAQLSGEVRILDARIEQLGSSEREMIAQFRRDAALQLDEKRTELAGLLETRAALDFQIQRSRIVSPVAGMVNAISVQNLGEVVQPGEVIVEIIPSTGETFAEIEIAADRIGGVTTGSTASVKVLTYDFTRYGSLDAVVEHISPSSFTKENGQTVFRVRLGFRSLTIASVGQMPDGRRVTPGMTVVADIKSEGRTILSFLLKPLRVISDRALTEA, encoded by the coding sequence TTGAGCGAGGTACATGATGGTGGATATGCGAGGTCCGTGATCTGGACAGTTGTTCTCGCACTCGCCGCTTTTTTCTATTGGTCTTCTGTGACGCCTGTCTATGAGGTCGTTACGGGAGAAGGCACAATCAAACCCGAAGGTCTTTCCACCCGGATTGAACATCTTGAAGGCGGCATCGTAAACGAGATTGCTGTGCAAGACGGAGATATCGTGCAACCCGGACAACTCATCCTGCAGCTTGACACGCAAATCGTCCAATCCGAGTTGGCCAAAATCGAAACGCTTTTGACACAGGTGCAAGAGAGTATCGAGCGATATGAAACAATCAGCGCCATCAGCTTCGGCACACTTGATGACACGGAGTTAAGGCAAATGACGTCGGTGTCGATCATCAGCGACATCAACTACCGTCTTGCGCAAATTCAGACGATCCGCTCACAAAAATCAGTTGCAAGCACCGAACAGCAGGCGATTCACGCCAACATCGAAAGCCTGCGTCAAGAACTTGCGATCCAACAAGCGCAGTTGGACCGCTACCAACGCGCCGGTTTCAATGGATCAGTATCACTGAACCGACGCGAAGAGCTACAACGCGAAAACCTTCGGCTGGAGAGTAGCATCGCACAGTTATCCGGTGAGGTCAGGATTCTGGATGCGAGGATTGAACAACTGGGATCCAGCGAAAGAGAAATGATTGCACAGTTTCGCAGGGATGCAGCACTTCAACTGGACGAGAAACGCACAGAACTGGCCGGATTGTTGGAAACCCGCGCAGCACTGGATTTTCAAATCCAGCGGAGCCGAATTGTGAGCCCGGTCGCTGGTATGGTAAATGCAATTTCGGTACAGAACCTCGGCGAAGTGGTCCAGCCCGGCGAGGTGATTGTTGAGATCATCCCTTCGACAGGTGAAACATTTGCAGAGATTGAAATCGCCGCTGATCGTATTGGCGGGGTAACAACCGGCAGCACTGCCAGTGTGAAAGTTCTGACGTATGATTTCACCAGATATGGCTCGTTGGACGCTGTGGTTGAACATATCTCACCGTCCAGTTTCACAAAGGAGAACGGTCAAACTGTCTTTCGCGTCCGGCTTGGCTTTCGCTCCTTGACCATTGCGAGCGTCGGTCAGATGCCAGATGGGCGCAGGGTTACACCCGGAATGACCGTAGTTGCGGACATAAAATCAGAAGGAAGAACAATTTTGTCTTTCCTCCTCAAACCCTTGCGTGTCATTTCGGACCGCGCATTGACTGAGGCCTAA